The following are encoded in a window of Phragmites australis chromosome 22, lpPhrAust1.1, whole genome shotgun sequence genomic DNA:
- the LOC133905493 gene encoding uncharacterized protein LOC133905493 — MGSSSKVVRPEEVLESLKNDGTIDALRMKIIAQLKANEDMKKNTMMMVEQSKVLNTPGAEKKTKRELFDALRQELETPVLEKASKAVWELILDSGGLGKEITETVEKVFCRLSGIDKMPPPPSAAGAHQEKDDIAIDEGEKSKEMDVSEPSPSSSRKRPFSDLSRKGGSAVPNGSATDQRDESEYGNLKM; from the exons atgGGATCGTCGTCGAAGGTGGTGCGGCCGGAGGAGGTGCTTGAGTCGCTGAAGAATGACGGCACCATCGACGCTCTCCGCATGAAGATCATCGCCCAGCTCAAGGCAAAC GAGGATATGAAGAAAAACACTATGATGATGGTGGAGCAAAGCAAAGTACTGAATACTCCTGGAGCTGAGAAAAAGACCAAGAGGGAGTTATTTGATGCACTTCGGCAGGAACTGGA AACTCCAGTCCTTGAGAAAGCTTCGAAGGCTGTTTGGGAGCTGATACTTGACAGTGGCGGATTAGGGAAAGAAATAACCGAGACTGTGGAGAAAGTCTTCTGCCGGCTCAGTGGAATCGACAAGATGCCGCCTCCGCCTTCAGCAGCTGGTGCTCATCAAGAGAAAGATGACATAGCTATTGATGAAGGTGAGAAGAGCAAGGAGATGGATGTTTCTGAaccatcaccatcatcatcaagaaagAGACCCTTCAGTGACCTCAGCCGGAAAGGAGGAAGTGCTGTACCAAATGGCAGCGCTACAGACCAGCGTGATGAGTCTGAGTATGGCAACCTGAAGATGTGA